The bacterium genome contains the following window.
TTCAGCCATCCGGAGGTGCCAGCATGCAGAACGTCCGCGTCGGCCTCATCATGACCCTGGCCGGCAGCCTCGCCCTGGGCGTGGTGTTCGGCCTGATCTTCCACCGCCTGTTCCTGTCCAACGTGCCGCAGCAGTGGCTCTCGAGCGCCCAGACCGCCATCGCGCCGGTGACCTTCGTGGGCACGGGCCTGGGACTGGGGTTCGTGATCTGCCTGTGGGCCCTGCTGGTGGCGTGGCTGGCGCCGCGCTTCCGCAAGCCCGCCCCGAAGGCCGACTGAACGCGGCGCGGCCGGCCGGCGCCCCTCGCGCCGGCCGGCCGCCGTGTTCTCCCGCCGGGAGTCAGATCTTCACCAGCTCCACGCGCCGGTTGTTCGCGCGGCCCTCGGCCGTGTCGTTCGTGCCGAGCGGCTTGGTCTCGCCCAGACCCTTGACCTCGAGGCGGTCCGCCGCGATGCCGAAGGCGCTGCCGAGGTAGTCCTTCACCGACGCGGCCCGCTGCTGCGAGAGGACGCGGTTGGCGTCGTCGGCGCCCTCGCTGTCGGTGTGCCCCTCGATCGACAGGCGCAGGCCGGCGTCCGCCTTCAGCAGCTCGCCGAGGTCGGCGAGCGTCTTGTAGGACTCCGCCTTGATCACGGCCGACCCGGAATCGAACAGGATGCCGTGGGTGACGATGCGGCCGTCCTGGGCGAGCTGGTCGCGCATGGTCTTGCCGCCCGCGGCGAAGCGGAAGCCCGACATGAGCATCGGGTTGCCCTCCTGGTCCCAGCGGTCCATGGCGACCTTGATCCCGTCGGGCGCGAGGCCCTCGACCTTCGGCACGTTCCCCACGCGCTCGTTGTCGACGTAGCACTTGAAGGTGGTCGACGTCGCCATGATCCGCAGGGTGTGCCGGCCCTTGCCGACGCGCTGCGTGAGCGCCTTGTCGGACTTCGTCACGCCGCCGACGGTGACGCGCGTGTTCTGGCTGTCGCCGAAGAAGAAGACGATCGCCTCCGTCTCGCCCTCCATCAGCTTGATGGTGTACCAGTGGCCGCTGTGGGGCTCGCCGTTGTCGTAGATCTCCATCTCGATGGTGTACTTCTCGGGGAACGGACCCGCGGGCAGCTTCGGGCTGAGGTTGCCGGTGTCGGTGCAGAGGATCCAGCCCTTGTCGCCCTTGCGCGCGACCTCGAAGACGCCGTCGACCAGGTTCCAGCGGCTCGGGAACTCGCCGACCTCTTCGTGGTCGAGGGCGTCGCAGAAGATCGTCCGGTCGCCCGGCACGAAGTCGCAGCGGGTGTAGAGGGCCATGTCCTCGGCGGCCTTCCCCGCGGGACGGCCTCCCGACGCGCCGCCGCCGGACGCGGCCGTCTGCAGGGGCGCGTCGTCGTCATCGCCGGCGCCGCCCGCCGCCGGCGCGGTCTCGCTTCCGCGAGCGCCTCCGCCGCCGCCCGCCGCGTACTCCTGCGTGTACTGGCCGTCACCCGTGTAGCGGTAGTACTCCTCGGGCACGTCCTTGGCGACGCGCTCGACGGCCTTGGCCAGGACG
Protein-coding sequences here:
- a CDS encoding CsgG/HfaB family protein; this encodes MNRRTVGRLAVALALLGLLAAGTAAAGTKDRLTEQNNKCRIVVGQIKSNAGQCDGSMAAAIGQMLSTALANEDRFIVLASQDEVAELAGEIELAESGLVEQGRGAERGLMEGADVMITGAVTSFEPEASGGGGLLGAAKSRLGGSVGVSSNTAECALDLKLVDIRTRRVIKAFSVEGKSKSWSTDLTGRGWVEDVALGGALGSYSNQPMEKALRTVLAKAVERVAKDVPEEYYRYTGDGQYTQEYAAGGGGGARGSETAPAAGGAGDDDDAPLQTAASGGGASGGRPAGKAAEDMALYTRCDFVPGDRTIFCDALDHEEVGEFPSRWNLVDGVFEVARKGDKGWILCTDTGNLSPKLPAGPFPEKYTIEMEIYDNGEPHSGHWYTIKLMEGETEAIVFFFGDSQNTRVTVGGVTKSDKALTQRVGKGRHTLRIMATSTTFKCYVDNERVGNVPKVEGLAPDGIKVAMDRWDQEGNPMLMSGFRFAAGGKTMRDQLAQDGRIVTHGILFDSGSAVIKAESYKTLADLGELLKADAGLRLSIEGHTDSEGADDANRVLSQQRAASVKDYLGSAFGIAADRLEVKGLGETKPLGTNDTAEGRANNRRVELVKI